The following are encoded in a window of Clostridiales bacterium genomic DNA:
- a CDS encoding ATP-binding cassette domain-containing protein: MKDIIFKNVSKSYGDTNVIRDLDMKIEDGERLVILGPSGCGKSTLLRMVAGLESIIKGDLVMGGKKGQ; this comes from the coding sequence ATGAAAGATATTATATTTAAAAATGTATCTAAATCCTATGGTGACACTAATGTAATTAGAGATTTAGATATGAAAATAGAGGATGGAGAAAGATTGGTGATATTGGGGCCTTCGGGTTGCGGCAAGTCTACGCTTTTAAGAATGGTTGCAGGTCTTGAGAGTATCATAAAAGGTGATCTGGTAATGGGGGGAAAAAAGGGTCAATGA
- a CDS encoding ABC transporter ATP-binding protein, with the protein MSVEENIKYGMKVHKIGRAEIDKRYKKAIELLKLDGLEKRKPRELSGGQRQRVALARAIVKRADYFLLDEPLSNLDVQLRASARKGLVELHDIFQQTYVYVTHDQTEAMTIGNRIALFNKGELQMLATPEEVYRRPKNVFTAGFIGSPPMNIIKGRYESGNIWFDKINYNLCEDWCRFVSEKSSSDIVYIGIRPEDIILASAKDRFSVKGTIKYIENYGSKKGIYIDVGKTEIIALADNMKYKYGSQINAIFNPEKIHVFDGKTLNSLGYPDSIDGVVGRL; encoded by the coding sequence ATGAGTGTCGAGGAGAATATAAAATACGGAATGAAAGTTCATAAAATTGGCCGTGCTGAAATAGATAAAAGGTATAAAAAAGCTATAGAATTATTAAAACTTGATGGGTTGGAAAAAAGAAAGCCAAGGGAGTTATCGGGAGGCCAAAGGCAGAGAGTTGCCCTTGCCAGAGCTATAGTAAAGAGGGCGGATTATTTTCTTTTAGACGAGCCTTTATCTAACCTTGACGTTCAGCTAAGGGCAAGCGCAAGAAAAGGCCTGGTTGAACTTCATGATATTTTTCAGCAAACATATGTATATGTAACCCATGATCAAACAGAAGCTATGACCATAGGCAATAGAATAGCGTTGTTTAATAAGGGTGAATTGCAGATGCTGGCAACTCCGGAAGAAGTATATAGAAGGCCCAAGAATGTATTCACAGCTGGTTTTATAGGTTCACCTCCTATGAATATAATCAAAGGAAGATATGAAAGCGGGAATATATGGTTTGATAAGATAAATTACAATTTGTGTGAAGATTGGTGCAGGTTTGTATCTGAAAAAAGCAGCTCAGATATAGTATATATAGGGATAAGACCGGAAGATATCATATTGGCATCGGCAAAAGACAGATTTTCTGTTAAGGGTACGATAAAATACATTGAAAATTACGGGAGCAAAAAAGGAATTTATATAGATGTCGGCAAAACAGAGATAATAGCTCTGGCAGATAACATGAAATATAAATACGGTTCACAAATAAATGCCATTTTCAATCCGGAAAAAATCCATGTTTTTGACGGCAAAACATTGAATTCATTAGGATATCCCGATTCAATAGATGGAGTGGTAGGGCGATTATGA
- the groL gene encoding chaperonin GroEL (60 kDa chaperone family; promotes refolding of misfolded polypeptides especially under stressful conditions; forms two stacked rings of heptamers to form a barrel-shaped 14mer; ends can be capped by GroES; misfolded proteins enter the barrel where they are refolded when GroES binds), producing the protein MAKQLKYGEEARRALQRGVDNLANTVKITLGPKGRNVVLDKKYGAPLIVNDGVTIAKEIEVEDPFENMGAQLVKEVATKTNDVAGDGTTTATVLAQAIIREGLKNVAAGANPMLLRTGIKKAADVAIEEIKKISKPINGKDDIARVASISASNEETGKLIADTMEEVGNDGVITVEESKTTTTEYKVVEGMQFDRGYISPYMATDTEKMEAVLEDPYVLITDKKISNIQDILPLLEQIAQQGGKLLLIADDVDGEALATLIVNRLRGTFTCVAVKAPGFGDRRGEMLQDIAILTGGTVISDKIGYELKDTTIDMLGRAEKIRINKEDTIITNGAGDKNDIKDRVAQIRKQIEETTSDFDKEKLQERLAKLAGGVAVIKVGAATETELKEKKMRIEDALSATKAATQEGIVPGGGVSYINIIPAIANIKAEGDVKTGVEIVKKALEEPLRQIAENAGLEGSVIIEKVRNSKPGFGFDALNNKYVDMVGAGIVDPTKVTRTALENAASIAATLLTTEAVVADIPEENPPAPQAPAGMNGMY; encoded by the coding sequence ATGGCAAAACAATTAAAATACGGTGAAGAGGCGAGGCGTGCCCTGCAAAGGGGCGTTGACAATCTCGCAAATACTGTAAAGATTACACTCGGACCGAAGGGAAGAAATGTTGTTCTCGATAAAAAATATGGTGCGCCGCTTATAGTCAATGATGGCGTTACCATTGCCAAGGAAATAGAGGTTGAAGATCCATTTGAGAATATGGGTGCACAGCTTGTAAAAGAAGTTGCAACCAAGACGAACGATGTTGCAGGAGATGGGACAACAACGGCTACGGTTTTAGCCCAGGCGATTATAAGGGAAGGCCTGAAAAATGTTGCGGCGGGTGCAAACCCGATGCTTTTGAGGACAGGGATAAAGAAGGCTGCTGATGTCGCCATAGAGGAAATTAAAAAAATAAGCAAGCCCATTAACGGAAAGGACGATATCGCGAGAGTCGCATCTATTTCCGCATCAAATGAAGAAACAGGAAAGCTTATAGCAGATACAATGGAAGAAGTAGGCAATGACGGCGTTATAACTGTTGAAGAATCAAAAACGACGACGACTGAATATAAAGTTGTTGAAGGCATGCAGTTTGACAGAGGATATATATCTCCTTATATGGCGACCGATACTGAAAAGATGGAAGCCGTACTGGAAGATCCTTATGTGCTTATAACTGATAAAAAGATATCAAATATACAGGATATTCTTCCCCTACTGGAACAGATCGCTCAGCAGGGAGGCAAGCTTTTGCTGATTGCCGATGATGTCGATGGTGAAGCTCTTGCAACTCTAATCGTAAACAGATTGAGAGGTACGTTTACATGCGTTGCCGTTAAAGCCCCGGGATTTGGCGACAGAAGGGGAGAAATGCTTCAGGATATAGCGATATTAACAGGCGGAACGGTCATATCCGATAAAATAGGATACGAACTTAAGGATACGACTATTGATATGCTCGGCAGGGCTGAAAAGATAAGAATAAACAAAGAGGACACCATAATAACAAATGGCGCAGGCGATAAAAATGATATAAAGGACAGAGTCGCACAGATAAGGAAGCAGATAGAGGAGACAACTTCTGATTTTGATAAAGAGAAGCTTCAGGAAAGGCTTGCAAAACTTGCAGGCGGAGTCGCTGTTATAAAGGTTGGAGCGGCAACTGAAACGGAACTTAAAGAAAAGAAGATGAGGATTGAGGATGCCTTATCGGCCACGAAGGCTGCCACACAGGAAGGCATAGTGCCCGGAGGCGGCGTATCCTATATAAATATAATTCCAGCAATCGCAAACATAAAGGCTGAGGGCGATGTCAAGACAGGAGTTGAAATAGTAAAGAAGGCCTTGGAAGAGCCACTGCGTCAGATAGCTGAGAATGCAGGACTCGAGGGTTCTGTTATAATTGAAAAAGTCAGAAACAGCAAGCCGGGATTCGGGTTTGATGCATTGAACAACAAATATGTCGATATGGTAGGGGCAGGCATCGTAGATCCGACGAAGGTTACGAGGACGGCATTGGAAAACGCTGCGTCGATTGCAGCCACATTGCTTACAACTGAAGCTGTTGTTGCAGACATACCGGAGGAGAATCCTCCAGCTCCGCAGGCGCCGGCCGGAATGAACGGAATGTATTAA
- a CDS encoding ABC transporter substrate-binding protein, protein MKESKRFLGWAFLDYFSNSFQYATPQSVIDKYLTEDKNYLKDNFLENILDLSKNSKGENAGIAYSLSTPVLYYNKDIFEKTGLGDKAPETWEQVIEYAKTIKEKTGKYGLYVQEPADFWGQQAIIESNGASMLSKNGGKVQASFASPEGIKAFQAYADMVLKDKSALHTSWDEGMQSFASGDIGMAYTTIARRASLQEQAKFDLEAVKSPVWEGKDRAVPAGGCFLAITAKDKEQQKAAREFMKFLYSTESMAAWTIGTGYVPPKKGVAEAENGLKGFLEKNKLMTPAIEQMDSVRSWASFPGDAGLVVEQKLLDMREQVLNGSVSAEEAMKKTQNEINGLLK, encoded by the coding sequence ATGAAAGAAAGCAAAAGGTTTTTAGGCTGGGCTTTCTTAGATTATTTTTCAAACAGTTTTCAATATGCAACTCCTCAGTCAGTTATCGATAAATATTTAACGGAAGATAAAAATTATTTAAAGGATAATTTTTTAGAGAATATATTGGATTTGTCCAAGAACAGCAAGGGAGAGAATGCCGGAATAGCATACTCTTTAAGTACACCTGTATTATATTACAACAAGGATATTTTTGAAAAAACGGGATTAGGAGACAAAGCGCCTGAAACATGGGAACAGGTTATTGAATATGCGAAAACCATTAAAGAGAAAACCGGAAAATACGGGCTTTATGTTCAGGAACCTGCGGATTTCTGGGGACAACAAGCGATAATAGAGAGTAACGGCGCTTCAATGCTGTCAAAGAATGGCGGCAAAGTTCAGGCAAGTTTTGCATCACCGGAAGGAATTAAGGCATTTCAGGCTTATGCTGATATGGTGTTAAAAGATAAAAGCGCTCTTCACACATCATGGGATGAAGGAATGCAGTCCTTTGCATCGGGAGATATAGGAATGGCATACACAACGATAGCAAGGAGAGCAAGTCTTCAAGAGCAGGCAAAATTTGATTTGGAAGCTGTAAAATCGCCGGTATGGGAAGGTAAAGACAGGGCCGTACCCGCTGGAGGCTGCTTTTTAGCCATAACGGCAAAAGATAAAGAACAACAAAAAGCTGCCCGGGAGTTCATGAAATTTTTATATAGCACAGAATCTATGGCAGCATGGACTATAGGCACAGGGTATGTTCCTCCTAAAAAGGGTGTAGCTGAGGCGGAAAACGGACTTAAGGGTTTTCTCGAAAAGAATAAATTGATGACACCGGCTATTGAACAAATGGACAGTGTAAGATCATGGGCAAGTTTTCCGGGTGATGCAGGTCTCGTTGTGGAACAGAAACTTCTTGATATGAGGGAACAGGTTTTAAACGGAAGCGTAAGTGCTGAAGAGGCTATGAAAAAGACCCAAAATGAAATCAATGGACTTTTAAAATAA